The nucleotide sequence TTTGCCTTATACCTTCGCCACCCCACTTATGATCACCTTCGTGTCTTCGGGTGCGCTTGTTACCCTAACCAATCCGCTACTCAACCACACCGCCTTCATCCCCGCTCTATCCGGTGCATTTTTCTAGGATACCCTCCAGACTTTAGGGGGTACCGATGTTTTGATCCAACCACCGGGAAGGTCTTAATATCCCGCCATGTTACCTTTGACGAGTATACCTTTCCTTACACCATACAAACACCTCCCACATCCTATACCTTTTTAGACGACATTCCCCCGGGATTTACTTTTTCTACTCCTTCCCCTGCCAACCCTACACCGTCCCCTCGCACAACTTCCCCTTTCCCATTTCATTATACACGTCGTCCACGGCCTCAACCATCCACTGCCCATCCATCTGCTGACCCGCCTCCTCCACCCGGTTTTCATCAGCAAACCGGCTCTGTCCCAGCCACCGACCCAGCCCAATCCAGCACCGCTTCCCATGCTGCTGCTACATCCCATTCGGCAGCCCCATCACAGCCTTTTACAGCTGCTACCACAGGCCCCTCATCAGCCCAAACCTCCACAAACAACCACCCGATGCTAACCCGGTCCAAAACGAAACACCTACTTACTACCACGGCCATCTCACCTATCCCGAAATCTTATTCCCAAGCCTTTTCCGACCCAAATTGGTTAAATGCCATGCAAATCGAGTTTAGTGCTTTACAGGATAATGATACTTGGGAGCTCGTGCCGAGACCGCCGGATAGACTGGTCATCCGGTACATGTGGCTATTTCGCCACAAATTTAAGGCTGATGGCGCTTTGGAAAGATATAAGGCCCGATTGGTTGTCAATGGTAAGTCACAGACAGTAGGTATTGATTGCGAGGATACCTTTAGCCCGTTGTCAAACCGGCCACTATTCGGACCGTTTTATCCATTGCAGTTTCACGTTCTTGGCCTATCCATCAATTAGATGTAAAAAATGCTTTCTTACACGGGCACTTGAATGAATCAGTTTTCATGCATCAACCTGCGGGATTTGTGGATCGTCGTTTTCCGAATTTTGTTTGCAGGTTGTAAAAGTCTCTATATGGCTTGAAGCAGGCTCCTCGGGCATGGTACACCAGATTTGCTAATTTTATTCTTACTCGGGGGTTTCACAGTAGCGTTTGTGATAATTCGCTATTTATTTATTCTAAGGGGTTGGATACTGCCTACTTGCTTTTGTACGTTGATGATATTGTGTTAACTGCTTCATCCACAGCACTTCTTAATGATATTATTGGCACTCTCTCTCGGGAATTTGCCATGACTGATTCGGGCAGGCTACATCATTTTCTGGGTATTAAGGTAACTCGTGGTCCGAATGGCCTATTTTTGGATCAGGCTCAGTACACTAAGGATATCATCTCGCGTGCTTCCATGTCTTTATGCAAGCCATGTACCACTCCTGTCGATCTGTCATCAAAGTTGAGTGCTACAGATGGTCCCTTGTTTCATGATCCCACTCTGTATCGTAGTTTGGCTGGTGCTTTACAATATTTAACGTTTACACGACCTGACATTTCTTATGCGGTCCAACAGATTTGTCTCGTTATGCATGAACCACGTGAGCCCCATTTTTCTTTTTTAAAGCGCATCATTCGGTATCTTCAAGGAACTATTGACTACGGTATTCGTATCGTTAAGTCGGCTACTCATTCATTACTCGCATATTCTGATACGGATTGGGGAGGTTGTCCGGACTCACGTCGGTCTACTAGTGGATATTGTGTATTTTTGGGGGACAATTTAATTTCATGGTCGTCGAAACGACAGCCTACTATTTCTCGCTCTAGCGCAGAGGCAGAATATCGGGGGGTCGCCAATGCTGTTGCAGAGGCTACATGGATCCGCAACTTGCTTTTAGAGTTATGTCTTCTGCTTCGTCAGGCTTCGGTCATCTACTGTGATAATGTCTCAGCTATTTATTTGTCAAACAATCCTGTTCAGCATCAGAGAACGAAGCACAGAGAGATTGATATTCACTTTGTTCGGGAGAAAGTTCGTGTGGGTGATATTCGGGTCCTTCATGTTCCAACATCCTTGCAATATGCGGACATTTTTACCAAAGGGCTTCCTCGTTATCTTTTTCAGTCTTTTCGATCCAGCTTGAGCGTTTGTCCTACGCCCGCTCAAACTGCGGGGGAGTCTTAGCCGATATTATTGCACATATTTTTAGGAGTTATATTTATCTTTATTATTGATTGGTATTGTAATTATAGTAGGATTGTAATTCCTAAATTATAGATAGGGTTTTTCATGTACCAGTCCCTATATAAAGGGACATTACGATTGATGTAGACACCGATTCAGATTATCAATACCATGAACACTTTCATAATATACATCAATGATGTAACTCAGAATATACCAAGATTTCCAAAACAAGTCTTAATGAACTAAGACAaagagtcgttacacgacctaaACGTCTAATAAACCATGGCACGTGTGTATATAGTTGTACGACTCATAGAAGGACCTTGAGCATACGAGATAGCAGGAcacaaacttgtgagttcatgtcccccttttctcttaactgttttcggatttataactctcggggtggaatacatgttacgaatgttcaaatggtatgatttggctatgtaatgaactattagatcatgtgagcataaattgaaattgaaatgccaataactctcataagattcttggacaaaggttagatctaacgggtacggccgagccccactcatggtccttttGTGATCACTTAGAGTGCTTtagtgtcccagtcgaggtgattcgacaacggtcaagggtgatttgacacagtcaaggtgatttgatacAGTTAAGGgaatttgacacagtcaaggcgaatttgacacagtcgaggggaaTTCGACACAGTTGAGGGGATTAGACAAGGACAAAAGTATACTCATAATGAGTACTCCCTATGTCTTCACATtcattaatgtccttgcaaaacattaatttgatctgttcatagacgcttttcatacctgttctcaaaggagtctctcaaatgtttacaagtttaccAATACTCATACAAAACGCATAAACTCGCTCaaattttgttgatgttttcaaaattacatgtatttcaggaaacaagttggATCTTGGGCTCTGGTGTTGTTTCTAGAAGTAAATTCCAagttagatgtcatccacttttgtttgTTTGTAACTTAGTCAAAGGTTGTGTTGTTTGAAACTTAAATGACTGGTGTTTGTAATAttttaaacttaatgaatggatgaacatcgttttgatcatatagttgtttattatgatttaatgcaatgatattgaacaagtcacacaccacacgcttccgcaaaagtcagggtgtgacagttagcatcaaataaaagagaaaaaaaaaacaaaaatccacatcGCCGCGGTTACCTATGAAATGGATAAAAAAatccttaattttaatgaagaatgaatgttgaatgacctgattggaacacttttgaaacttgagtgacctaattggaacacttttaaaacttggttactattctacaaagttctAAAATAAAACACCTTCTCCTCTCTTCCACTCACTATTACCACATCCCCACCTGCAACTTCTCCACCACCTTATAataaaaaatgttttgaaaaataccTTATTTTGTTCTATTTTTTCTTCAAAGGGGATCTTCATTTAAAACACTAAGACACATTTTCAGAAAAAGAACAAGTTTTACTTACAACCCGAGTTTTCACAACGAATTCCGATCTCGTTCTGGCGGTTTCAGAGATGATCAGATATGTTAATTTTGTGTTGATCTCGTTCCGGTCGTTTCAGAGATGATCCGATCTGCTAATTTTAAATCCGACCTCTTTCCGACggttgtaagattaaatatattatgatttaatatttaatctaatagccattataatcatttacattatatagatcaaaatatataacaacctattaaataattagttggtaattgttgatggaccatattacccttattaactaattaggtttcctcgaggagacttatgtagaggttctaaagttagacacataacctaattaTCTTAACATCAATTTCGGCCTCCCTCTCCAAGATCGAACTCCCTATTTGGTTTCATCATCGCCATCATTAGTTTGCATCCTAATGAGGAACCAGATCACAATGACAAACATGTCGAACTCGATGGCATcatctctcactggattctcctctgcactatctgctgtaacaggtacgttttcatgttttccctcatgtttaaacagaactgatcaacatgtggtatcagagcatatgttgattaatcAGTTCTGTTTTGTATCCATAAATCTGGAATAAAAAACTGGAAAACAGAATTTGAAAACCCTAATAAAATTCGGTTTTTACCATCCGAGATACCATCCAGGATCTGAATCGTGCATCTCGGATACGCCTCAGATCATATGTTCATCCATCATTATTGTTCCGAAATCACATGTCATAATAACCGTTCAGAAATCTGTTTAAATGTATAATAATTTCCAGATTTCGGATGATTGTTTGAATGTTTTATTTTAGGGTTCATCACATGTTCATgagaaaattctaaaaaatttCCCGTAGTTTTGGAATGAATTCGGATTATTGGGTGTTTGTTCCTGTTTTGATCTATTTTATCAACTTAAAAGTTTCGAAAATCTGTTTTTCTATAAATGAATATAATTTTTGAAATAAACagataaatataattaatatttaaacAGGAAACTTAATCCCATAATCCCTAAAATTTCGGATTTTCAATCTTATCAACTATTAACTACCTAAATTAAGGATTTTGCAGCTTGAGGAACACATCTCGGATGAATCCGAGATCATCACGAACTAGTCATCTCGGATGAACATCTGTTCGTCCATCACGAATCAACAACTGCTTGATCATCTCGGACCATCTCGAACTAAGGGTCTCGGATCATCTCGAACTAAACATCACCATCTCGGATGAATCCAAGACATAATTTGTAGGATCAAATCGAGCCAAAAATCTGATTTTGTATAAGAATAAAGATGAACACACTCAAAATCAAGCTTTAAAACCCACTAGATAAACTTGCAAGATGATAAATACAATTAGCCCCCAAATTTTCTAGAAATGTGTGTTTtttaaaaccctaatcatctctTTCTATTTATAGCCTTACCATTTTAGGCTAATTACAATTAAGTCCCTAGAGATTAAAACTTACTAAAAGTAGCAATAAACATCAAGActaataaaataagataataaatatattttgtttaaatcaaaatatatttaattatccaaAGCACTATAACTATCAAATCTCGATCTTTCACACGTCATATCATTCTTCGAACTTCTCGTGTCGACTTGCGCGTTGACTTTGTCTTGATggcgttgactttgttgacttgattcgttgataacattagactacacgttttagacccaacaatctcccccttaggCTAATGTTATCAAACTCTTGCGTCATCTTTAGAACCGTCAACTTCATGCGTGTTGTAATCTTCAATTTGGCAAGCTTCAGTCTCAAttttagacccaacaatctccccctagactgatgctttCCAAATATTCTTCACTGAAGATCTCCTTTTGACGCTTTGCCTTCTGAGTACTTTATCTGGATAAGCTCCCCCTTTTTCCATGCATCATCTTTGACAAACAGGAACAACCTTTTTCAACTCTCTTTAGCTTGAGTGAATCAGAAGACgtaggaggaggattcctagctcgGTGTCTTCTACAATCTTTAGGAAACAGGTGCTTTGGTCTGGTATCTTGCTCAATTGATGATCGGCCATCATTGCAGCAAATAGACGAAGTAACCTGTTCATAATCACAAACACAACTCCGAATTTTCTTTTAGATAGATTCAAAGTACAGACAAAACCGTATTCATCTGTAGAGTATCTCAAGCGGTTTGAGACACGATTGATGTGATATGGAAGACTTAGAAAAACAACCGTACAGAAATCaaaatatttttggcttttttttttaactttcaacCTTGAGATAAAGAGTTGATCAAATACGAGATCATACCAACTTGAAAAGCCTAGCCACACTTCAAATTTCTTTAGGGTAGCCACGACTCAAGAACGATTGCTggtatgtttgtccgcttaaatccatgcacCATTCTTTCGACATACATCCGGTGAACTTGTTATCATGTTTTGGTAAATATTGACAAAAATTCGATGGCCCCCACACAGGCTATTTAGAATAGAAAACATTACGCCCGTGAGTCCCAcgtcaggacatacccccgcgatcaaggtatgcacaaaggttCCTCATAACATGTGAGtatattggtttcattctcttcaacgatagaacggagatcaggtctgtactttcgtacaacagagatcccaagagctatcgagggctaagacagatagttcggtgaacaggtcagtaccaccgtacagcagagttaccaaactaatctatctaaggattttggccaaaaatggcgcttATTATGGGTTTTGGCCAAAAATGACACTTATTAGAAAGGGTTTGGCCCTttttttttaaggcacttattattaagagaatatcatagcgtctaggtcagcatgtatctggatgcagcagaagaacaactatgatatcctccgaatgaaataccaatataaagacccgaaatctcggactttggcaatctgtcaacgcaagatttaagaccattaagccatatgccgcaacgtgttacccactgagatgcgtaatgcctgagaaaagccagaatttTTGTGTAGACTTTATCTTTATCACCAAGATGCAGTTTACTTGTCTGAAATGCTGAACCTACCGACATATCGTTAACTTGGAGCCGTATCCTCCATCAGATCCTATTCATGTGAAGACATAATCAAGTTAGTTCCTAACATTTCTCATATAAGATCATGATTATTTTGCAATAATCACATCTCATGGTCTAGGAGGTAttttaatactccccctaaaattttatttatgtacaatcaattactgaaaaattaaaaattataaaacatgtATTTACAAAATAAAGTCTTCCACATCAGGCACACAAAAGCATATGTCAACAAGAAAATGAGCGTGTCACATTGTCGTTGAGTGCGCGACCAGGTTAGATACCATAACCAAACCTGTGATTTTCCTCTTCGAACTTGTATATGGAACAACCACTGATAATAACCGGTGTTACTAACAGTCCTCCTTGGATGTTCCTACACTCATAAGAAATTCAGTTAGAGAGTGGAACCCAAGCCATCGTAGTCTTGGGTTGTCCCCTTTCATCAAAATAATAAACCTCCCGATATGCCAAATCTTTTCCCTCATTGATTTCTTTTACAATCACTTGTTTGACTCGCCAAACTTGTGTTGGTTTaaaaattttgtttgtaaaagatttaaagTTTGAAACAATCTTATGTTTAAGACCCGGAGGGAAAGAGTGAGGTTTTTATGTGTAGGTCCTTTTCATCTTTGAAACATGTGAAACCGGCTTCACATGTGGAGATTTGGTTTGAAAGTTTTTCATCCGATCTTTCAAAGATGTGTGATTTTTACCTTTTGATCCAGAGAAGTAATATTGGTTGTCTTTACCGTCTGGATCGTGTCGTTCTGGGCATTGTTTGAGCACATGACCTTCTTTTCCACACCTAAAACAAGCCTTGAATGGCTTTTGAGACTTTGCAGTTCCGTGTAATGCAGCTAGAGGCAGGGATTGCTTTGAGCTTGACTCAGCATGTTGACTAACGTGAGGTTTGATAACTTCAGATGTTCTTTTGATATTTAATTCCCCAAGACTTTCATTCAACACTGACTCGTCATCTGAGCTTGTGCAGTCTTCAATAACTAAGTGTTCTTCTAGTGGATCTTGATTGACTAGACTTGGAGTGTCATTTGAGGTTGTTGGTTCTTGAACACCCGATGGTTCAAGGTCTTCAATCGTTTTACAAGCATCTGTTACTGAAGTTTTCGAGTCATTTGAGCTTTCCCATTCTTGGTGTGACTGAAAATCTAAATCGCCTTGATCCTCACTTGAGCTTCCTTCGTCGCCTTCTGAAGTTGTGGTGCTTGAGTCTTCGCTGCTACTTTCTTCATTTAGCTCTTTCTCTGATTCTGACGTACTTGTGTGAGAAGGAACAAATTCTGGAATTTCCTCCGTGAGGAATTTTCCGAATCTGTTTTGTTTCAATTCTGGAACAAACACAGGAGGTTCACACACACCTTTTTCATCACAAATGGCAGAATTCAAATCAAAACATTCAACCACTACATTATTGTGGTTATTGGCCTTAGATTTAGACACATTCCCCTTACAGTCACCCCGAATGGAAGTTTTGTTTGCTTTATCACAATTCCAGGCGAACCAGTTAACagtggaataactgtcgcctgaataacCTATCCCTATTTTTGTTCCACCACAGTCATCATCGCATCCATCCTCTTCACGCTCGATCACATCTACATTGTTGTCAGAAAGGTTAGTAACCTCTTCACTTTCACAAGAAACATCTTTAGCAACAAGATCATTTTCGTCAATCAAATCATTATCAGGATGAGGATATGGCATGGGTacatagtttttgctatgtggAGGAAAAaagagttttctttcatttccaagCTTATCTTTGTACCCGATCCCATCTTTCACATATGTCGGTCGTTGGCAATTTTTAATGTCAACCAAGGCCTTTTTGCTAACATTCCATTTATCGATTACTATTTGCAATTTATTGTTTTCATTAAGAGATTTTTCTAATCTTTCAGTTAAGTCGTTAATGCTAAAATCTTTTCTGAAAACAAATTCTTTTAGAGTCtgcatttcagctaaagttgagttcaactttctctgatatgcagcttcattttctttcaactctttgtTAAATTGCAAAACTTTTTCTTTGTCTCTAATTAGGTCACGGTTGAGGGATTTGTAATGTGCCACGACGTTCACACATGATTGGGAGCACAATTTAACTTTAAACTCGTAAGGGATGTTGTTCTCCAGATTTTCCTCATCTTTTTCTTTGTTTGACTCCATTTTCATTGCTTCTTCAAGAATCTTTTCTTCTAGCTTTTCACTAGCTGCACTGCTCCTTTCTTCCTTCTTTATAGCTTGAGCATCATCGACCACAGTAGTCTTTACATCAGACTGTGAAGCCTTTTCAGAGATTGCGGAAGCATTGTTGAAGTATGACGCTTTTGCAGCTTGTGGGCTTGAGCCGTTGGTGGTTGTTGGGGTTGCAGATGTGAAGTTCTTGTGACTATCAGCAAATTGGACAGATTTCTGAAGATGTTCGACTTGATCTCTTTCAAACGTTTCTAGTGTGTCGATCACATCTGATAGCGTGATTGGATTCAGGTTGTTCAAGTAGTGTTGTTTGATCGTCATACATTTCAAGCTCCATTCTTTTGGAAGTGAGTCCAAAAGTTTGCGTATTGCACCGCGATTGGTGATCGAATTACCGGCCTTCTTCATTTTAGCCATCATGTTTCGAAATCGGCTAATATAACATGATAGGCTTTCCCCGCGAACGCCGCCGAACATATCATACTCTTTTTGGATCGTGCTCCTTTTGTTCCGAATCAATTCCTTGTCTCCTTCATAGAAATCAATCAACGCTAACCAAAGTTCATTCGCCGTCGTGTACTCTTTAAACATGTTGTAGGCGTTCATTGATAGGGCCATTGTTAAAGCAGCATGAGCCCGACGGTCACGTTGAATCAATGCCTTGTCTTTATCTGTGTAAGTCGAGGGATCGTTATTGACTACACGCATGTCATCACGAACGGTCATGGGGACGTGAGGTCCGACTGTGATTGAGATCCATTGATTATAGTCTGTGTACTCGAAAAATGACTTGATTTGGTTTTTCCAACTGCTGAAATTGGTTGATCCTTTCAACTTTGGAGGTTGGGGTGCGGTTCCTGTTTCATGTTCAACTTGTGCAATGCGAGTCAACTGATtttgaaacatttttttttaaattaatccCCCCAAAAAAAATATTTGTATCAGCTCAAAACCCGGGTTAAATTGCTTTGAAAATAACCCCGTATCAACCTGAAAACTATCAACTCGAAAAGGCCCAAAAATAGCTTGAAACTCCCGGCCCAAAACTGATCAACATTCTAGGCTCAcgaataaattttttttttaagacCCGGCCTAGAATAGAGAATATTTCAATACCATCAAATAGTCCATTCAAAAAATCTATGCCAACTTAccctttaaaaaatatataaataaataaataaatattttaatcGGACTTCAAAGAGATATAAACTACAATTTATGATTTCAAATTTATGTTTGTGTATTCCCGAGATTCTTTCCTTTCCAAAAGCTGTCACCACTTATTGTTTtattttcctatatatatatatatatatatatatatatatatatatatttttaattaatgaACCTCTAATATTTGAAAGAAAGCATCAACCGTTCATATTACTCTCTCTCCCTATCTAAACTATCTGTCTCTTTCTTTCAAAACCTTctccaactctctctctctctaacaaaCAACCCTAATTTTATAATGTCAGCCGCCACccctgtaacacccccaaaatcccacctgcggaaatcccgcgaggcgtgttacgcatcagagttcgagccaccaatcacattgaaccaatggtaaatacttaaataaaacatcaTATCAAATCCCaaaatgttgtgtagcggaagcatgtaataaatcgtttagcaattgttccATAATagtacttaaaaccaatgtatcaaatgaaGTTAATCCAAgtgcctcgatccatgaccactccagcactcccagatagcaagtccataatccaaacgttaatgacctacaagcatgcaaacaagtgtgtcagactacgctggtgagttcaaggttttgttaacatgttttgttaccagatgtatgttaatgcgattcaatgttgtgatacgatgtcgttcacgttagataccctagggagtgtgcccatatgtatccggggagtgtgtaccccttaacgaccgatgctATGTTGTCttcgctagataccctagggagtgtgcccatatgtatccgaggagtgtgcctctaacaaccatagcgatacccagataattagttcacgcccgtccctacggcccggtgtgaggtttcccacctaatagcgctatcaactaattaccccattgccctccaggcaatccgataATAGATTCCATGtttaataaccaaaaccgattaagttgtttacccaaggtttcccttccaaatgtttaccagttgtcccaaaccaccgggacgcatgcttgagaaaatgcaatgaactcacctggggttgctcggtatgatacacaaaaagttcagttaagctacaatgtgatcaaccacgtcctagcacgtttatcatacaagtcaggtttgtattcAAGTATCGCACGAATGTTCTACACGTATcgtaacaagttgtgtacaagtattgaccattgtattcacgtataagcataacAGTTCAACAGTAGCTTCACAAAAACAAAGTCCAAATATGCGGCCCAATCAgctgggctcgtaacagtgtgcaagtccaacagtgtgtatgtgtatatggtctcgagtcgagaccagagatctcgagtcggGACTAGACGGTCTCGGGTTGTACTGGTTTCgggttctcgagtcgcaacaaggtggtctcgagtcatcatgttctagtcgagatcacacggtctcgagtcgcaaccggacccgcaacagtggtctcggtttgtgctgttttgtgttggtgtgttggtctcgagtcgagactaagggttctcgactcgcaaccctggtcgagacaaggtgtgtaactgatttccttaattcaagctcatcaattccGTAACAGTTGCAAACAGATTTGGTAATTTCACAAtcagatcaattaacagtttttacTATCATCCAAACCGATCAAACAAGTATTCTTATCATCgaatctcatgaaccctaacatgATCAAAACATAACAATATCTAAACAACTCTTATAACTTAGCAATCTCAAATCCCACCAATTCTAATACCCGAAACAATGGCATATCATCCGATTAACATAAACATATAGCCGATTTAACAAGCATTCGGTTTAACATCAACTTAATCAAGAATTCGAACAACATATTGCAAGCCATCCGATTATCATGTAAACATCCCTACCCATGAATtctaacacataatcatataCAATCAAATCATCGTTTACGaacaatcaaacactaaccggttaagaaaaGAGAATAATCCGAACAAGGAGATCTTCGATGGTGGAGGGTGTTCGGTTGCCTTGGTTCCGgttgagagagagagtgtgtgtgttctagggtttgtgtatgTGTTAGGGTGTTTTGATAAAGTGTGAGATGTTTACCACATCCCATATGTTAATCGACTagaggatgggccgaacccaacatTGGGCCGCCCTTGCCCTTGATTCCGGGTTTCGAAGTATGTGGGCCGAGTGACATAGGTGTGCGAGTCATGGTACGGTGTTCggcccaaacgggcttgtgtgCATTGTGCGATCGGGTCACTTGCATAAACACTCATTCACATATAAATAAACGTAACATTCAATTAACACagttcacgtaagcacgtagcgttacagaaagtaggttcaaattacgagttgtcacagtatccccaactaaaaagaaatttcgtcccgaaatttggtacgcactcactgagaaagctagataagttaaagctaggtaagttatatcgtctgctgattttcctggggtgtcacatcctccccaacttgaatgggaatttcgtcccgaaattcactagttgcatcaacattaggtttgctaggttttgactggtcttcggggaacaaatgtggatacttaagtttcatctggtcctcgcgttcccacgtgaactctggaccacgtcttgagttccaacgaactctcacaatcggtatacggctgtgtttacgaactttaacttcccgatccataatctcaattggttcttcgacaaactgcaatttgtcatctatcttcagctcttagaatggtacaactagtgtttcatcaaccaaacacttctttagctgcgatacgtgaaatacatcatggacattacccaactcagccggtaattccaacctgtaggccacctttccaatccgttctacaattttgaatggtcctacataacgagggtttagtttgccgcgtttcccaaaacgcaccacacccttc is from Helianthus annuus cultivar XRQ/B chromosome 9, HanXRQr2.0-SUNRISE, whole genome shotgun sequence and encodes:
- the LOC118481772 gene encoding uncharacterized mitochondrial protein AtMg00810-like — protein: MILGSSCRDRRIDWSSGTCGYFATNLRLMALWKDIRPDWLSMVVKVSIWLEAGSSGMGLDTAYLLLYVDDIVLTASSTALLNDIIGTLSREFAMTDSGRLHHFLGIKVTRGPNGLFLDQAQYTKDIISRASMSLCKPCTTPVDLSSKLSATDGPLFHDPTLYRSLAGALQYLTFTRPDISYAVQQICLVMHEPREPHFSFLKRIIRYLQGTIDYGIRIVKSATHSLLAYSDTDWGGCPDSRRSTSGYCVFLGDNLISWSSKRQPTISRSSAEAEYRGVANAVAEATWIRNLLLELCLLLRQASVIYCDNVSAIYLSNNPVQHQRTKHREIDIHFVREKVRVGDIRVLHVPTSLQYADIFTKGLPRYLFQSFRSSLSVCPTPAQTAGES